In one window of BD1-7 clade bacterium DNA:
- the kshB gene encoding 3-ketosteroid-9-alpha-monooxygenase, ferredoxin reductase component produces MRTIAVLIFSLVINAVMAQPFPFRSDDNKAREIPPISADMRARMGPYTPRAFYPSLINLPTLSEKDERTAIDLASQRMQQGLDLVNSQLDILHTDVDDYQGRLYVLENAANDVRAGVARYQSGLATLQAIEANKTPQDIALSWFKNEMSLDRPVVTSSAFFIGGMTPFHFVLCLIMSALIALAIAFYYLRRKHATKLIEALDQQTLDLDQHVQLEGTWAGSLELIGIYDETPVVKTFRFIDPASSYIRFAYLPGQFLHLTAVIDGKQVQRAYTLASAPTRHGYIELTIKREENGLFSRFMHEQVRCGDQFQSSAPFGRKTFTGTQNDGIVLIGGGVGITPLMSIIRMLTDIAWNKDIYLIYSCKNSEDFIFRQELEYLRERNPYLHLTVSFTRQSTALEGYLSGRINSEILKKAVPDIKHQFIHMCGSIGFIETFRQLLKELEVKDGHIQYEAFGGEAPVERRVIDIHRLDAKALPTVTFAKSGKTAPLPKDSTVLEVAEAVGVNLLNACRSGYCGTCAVRLIEGDVTMENHEALSKADRDAGIILGCQAKATGNIIVDA; encoded by the coding sequence ATGCGTACTATCGCCGTACTAATATTTTCGCTGGTCATCAATGCGGTCATGGCGCAACCGTTTCCTTTCCGTTCGGATGACAACAAAGCCCGTGAAATACCACCCATCTCAGCGGATATGCGCGCAAGGATGGGGCCATACACGCCTCGAGCGTTTTACCCCTCGCTTATCAACCTACCAACGCTGTCAGAGAAAGACGAACGAACTGCAATCGATCTGGCAAGCCAGCGTATGCAGCAAGGCCTCGACTTGGTGAATTCTCAGCTAGATATCCTGCACACGGATGTTGACGACTATCAAGGCCGCCTGTATGTCTTAGAGAATGCAGCCAATGACGTACGCGCAGGTGTCGCTCGTTACCAGAGCGGGCTGGCAACACTGCAAGCGATAGAAGCGAATAAAACACCCCAAGACATTGCTCTCAGCTGGTTCAAAAATGAAATGAGCTTAGATAGACCCGTTGTGACTTCTTCCGCGTTTTTCATCGGAGGAATGACACCGTTCCACTTTGTTCTTTGTCTTATCATGAGCGCACTGATCGCGCTCGCAATAGCGTTTTATTATCTGCGCCGAAAACATGCAACAAAACTCATCGAGGCGTTGGATCAACAAACTCTGGATCTTGATCAACACGTTCAGTTGGAGGGCACATGGGCTGGATCACTCGAACTGATTGGCATTTACGATGAAACACCCGTTGTAAAAACGTTTCGCTTTATCGATCCAGCATCCAGCTATATTAGATTTGCTTATCTACCTGGGCAATTTCTTCATCTCACCGCAGTAATTGACGGCAAGCAGGTACAACGCGCATACACACTAGCGTCAGCACCGACACGCCACGGTTATATTGAGCTCACTATAAAAAGGGAAGAAAACGGTCTGTTCTCAAGATTCATGCATGAACAAGTTCGTTGTGGCGATCAATTTCAATCCAGCGCTCCATTCGGGCGTAAGACATTCACCGGCACACAAAACGATGGCATTGTATTGATTGGCGGCGGCGTTGGTATCACGCCATTGATGAGCATCATTCGGATGCTAACAGACATCGCATGGAACAAAGACATCTACTTAATTTATTCCTGTAAAAACAGCGAAGACTTCATTTTCCGACAAGAGTTGGAGTATCTGCGCGAACGCAATCCATACCTCCACCTTACCGTCAGTTTTACACGCCAAAGCACGGCGCTAGAAGGCTATTTATCTGGCCGAATCAATTCAGAAATTCTGAAGAAAGCTGTACCGGATATTAAACATCAGTTCATCCACATGTGCGGATCGATTGGGTTCATCGAAACCTTTCGGCAACTATTGAAAGAACTCGAAGTGAAAGACGGGCATATTCAATACGAAGCTTTCGGTGGTGAAGCTCCAGTCGAGCGGCGCGTTATCGATATTCATCGTCTTGATGCCAAAGCACTGCCAACGGTTACCTTTGCAAAATCTGGCAAAACGGCACCGCTACCGAAGGATTCGACTGTGCTTGAAGTAGCAGAAGCCGTTGGCGTAAATCTCTTGAACGCATGCCGTTCTGGCTACTGTGGCACTTGCGCAGTCAGGCTCATCGAAGGCGACGTGACCATGGAAAACCACGAAGCGCTTTCAAAAGCAGATCGCGATGCCGGCATCATTCTCGGTTGCCAGGCCAAGGCGACTGGCAACATCATTGTGGATGCCTGA
- the cspG_3 gene encoding Cold shock-like protein CspG — MSNTTTGTVKWFNESKGFGFIEQKSGPDVFAHFSAIASEGFKTLVEGQPVEFTVTQGQKGPQAENIVAI; from the coding sequence ATGTCTAATACAACTACCGGTACAGTTAAGTGGTTCAACGAATCTAAAGGTTTTGGTTTTATTGAGCAGAAATCTGGGCCGGACGTATTTGCGCATTTCAGCGCAATTGCCAGCGAAGGTTTCAAAACATTGGTTGAAGGTCAGCCCGTTGAGTTTACTGTAACTCAAGGACAAAAGGGCCCTCAGGCAGAGAATATTGTAGCTATCTAA